The sequence ATACGCGTTTACCTGCAAGTTCCAGGTCAGTCATCTTGATCACAGACATGATTTGTCCTCTCAAATTTAAATAAAAATAAAGTTTTGGAAACTCAGCAACCCTGCTAAGCCTATAAATTATTCAACTGGTAATTCTTTAACTACTAGTAATATGTGGACACTTAGCATTTAATTCAAGCTAAAAAATAAATAATCCACACATTTGCTTCTAGGTCTTACTTCTTGCCTTCAGAAGCTTCCATTGCAAGAACCGTATCCAGCATTCGGTTTGCAAAGCCCCATTCATTGTCGCACCACACCAGCATTTTGACTAAGTGGCCGTTGCTCACTCGAGTTTGTGAACCATCAACAATTGCGCTATGGGGATCGTGATTAAAATCGATGGAAACGAGCGGCGCTTCAGTATAGTCAACTATATTGTGTAATGTACACTGGGATGCATTAACAATGGTTTGATTTACGTCATTAACTTTCACATTTGCATTAATTGTGACACTTAAATCCATCGCAGTGACGTTTACCGTTGGCACACGCACAGATATCGCTTCAAATTTGTTAGAAAATTTCGGGAAGATTCTTTCAATACCTTTATGCAACTTGGTATCAACAGGAATGATTGATTGGCTTGCTGCTCGAGTTCGACGTAGGTCGCTGTGGTACGCATCGATCACTTGCTGGTCATTCATAGAAGAGTGAATGGTCGTAATCGTACCGGACTCAATACCAAAGGCATCATCAAGCACCTTGATGATAGGGACAATACAGTTAGTCGTGCATGAACCGTTGGAAACGATTCGATGGTCAGCTGTGATAGTGTCGTGATTCACACCGTAAATAATGGTGTTATCCAGATCGTTAGCACCAGGATGTGAAAACAGCACCTTTTTCGCCCCAGCAGCAATGTGCGCTAGGCCGTCATCACGGCAACCGTAAACGCCAGTACAATCAAGGACGATATCCACTTCTAGGTCACGCCAAGGCAACAACTCAATATCAGCAAGATGTAAGATACGAATAGTATCGAACTCTCCTTTATCTTCAGCACCAATACCATGATGAACATAGATGTGCTCTTGATCGTTAGAGATTTTCTTGCCGAAGCGGCCGTGACTGGTGTCGTATTGCAATAGGTGAGCCATAGCGTCAGGCTGAGCAAGCTCATTGACAGCTACTACTTTGATTTGTTGGCTTTTGCCACTTTCATAGACAGCGCGCAATACATTACGCCCTATTCGTCCAAATCCGTTTATCGCGACTTTTAGCATAGTTCCGTACATCTAACCAAAATTTCGTGCAACAGATGATAACTGAATCCTACCTAAAAGGCATTACTTGAATAACTCAGCCTACTTAGGACAGATTGATCTGCTGCGTATAAAGATGAGTCTAGGAGAAAACAAATCCTAGATACAAAAAAACCGAGCTCAGCGCTCGGTTTTTCTTTCACTTCACTGTTAGCACAAGGCCATCAGTTAATGATTAAGCAAGAAGTTCTTTCGCTGTGTTTACTACGTTTTCAGTAGTGAAACCGAACATCTTGAATAGCTCGCCTGCTGGTGCAGATTCGCCGAACGTTGTCATACCGATGATCTTGCCACCGAAACCAACGTACTTGTACCAGAAGTCAGCGATGCCAGCTTCTACAGCAATACGTACTGTTACGTCAGCTGGAAGTACAGACTCACGGTATTCAGCGTCTTGCTTATCAAACGCGTCAGTTGCAGGCATCGATACTACGCGTACTTTCTTGCCTTCAGCTGTTAGTTCAGCAGCAGCGCTAACCGCTAGTTCAACTTCAGAACCCGTCGCGATAAGGATAAGCTCTGGTTTGCCTTCGCAATCTTTCAGGGTGTAACCACCCTTAGCGATGTTTGCCACTTGCTCTGCATCACGATCTTGTTGTGCAAGGTTTTGACGAGAGAAGATAAGTGCAGAAGGACCATCTTTGCGTTCGATTGCCAGTTTCCAAGCAACAGCAGACTCAACTTGGTCACATGGACGCCATGTGCTCATGTTTGGGGTCAGACGTAGAGAAGCGATCTGCTCAACCGGTTGGTGAGTCGGACCATCTTCGCCTAGGCCGATAGAATCGTGCGTGTAAACTTGGATGTTCTGAATTTTCATCAGAGCAGCCATACGCATTGCGTTACGCGCGTATTCCATGAACATTAGGAACGTTGCGCCGTATGGTACGAAACCACCGTGCAGAGCGATACCGTTCATGATAGCCGTCATACCGAATTCACGTACACCGTAGTGGATGTAGTTACCAGAGAAGTCATTTGCTTCAAGAGACTTAGAACCAGACCACATAGTCAGGTTAGAAGGCGCAAGGTCAGCAGAACCGCCCATGAATTCAGGTAGCATAGCACCGAACGCTTCTAGAGCATTTTGAGATGCTTTACGTGATGCGATGTTTGCAGGGTTAGCTTGAAGATCAGCAATGATTGCGTTTGCTTTCTCTTCCCACTCAGCTGGAAGTTCGCCGTTAGTACGACGTTTAAACTCTGCTGCTAGCTCTGGGTGAGCGGCTGCGTATGCGTCAAACTTAGCATTCCAAGCCGCTTCTTTCGCTGCGCCCGCTTCTTTCGCATTCCACTCAGCTGCAATATCAGCTGGGATTTCGAAAGGACCGTGTTCCCAACCAAGTGCC is a genomic window of Vibrio sp. FE10 containing:
- the epd gene encoding erythrose-4-phosphate dehydrogenase — its product is MLKVAINGFGRIGRNVLRAVYESGKSQQIKVVAVNELAQPDAMAHLLQYDTSHGRFGKKISNDQEHIYVHHGIGAEDKGEFDTIRILHLADIELLPWRDLEVDIVLDCTGVYGCRDDGLAHIAAGAKKVLFSHPGANDLDNTIIYGVNHDTITADHRIVSNGSCTTNCIVPIIKVLDDAFGIESGTITTIHSSMNDQQVIDAYHSDLRRTRAASQSIIPVDTKLHKGIERIFPKFSNKFEAISVRVPTVNVTAMDLSVTINANVKVNDVNQTIVNASQCTLHNIVDYTEAPLVSIDFNHDPHSAIVDGSQTRVSNGHLVKMLVWCDNEWGFANRMLDTVLAMEASEGKK
- the tkt gene encoding transketolase, which codes for MPSRKDLANAIRALSMDGVQQANSGHPGAPMGMADIAEVLWRGHLNHNPANPEWADRDRFILSNGHGSMLIYSLLHLAGYELSIEDLKNFRQLHSKTPGHPEYGYAPGIETTTGPLGQGITNAVGMAMAEKALAAQFNKEGHDIVDHFTYAFMGDGCLMEGISHEACSLAGTLGLGKLVAFWDDNGISIDGEVEGWFSDDTPKRFEAYGWHVIPAVDGHDADAINAAIEAAKADPRPTLICTKTIIGFGSPNKAGTHDCHGAPLGADEITATKAALGWEHGPFEIPADIAAEWNAKEAGAAKEAAWNAKFDAYAAAHPELAAEFKRRTNGELPAEWEEKANAIIADLQANPANIASRKASQNALEAFGAMLPEFMGGSADLAPSNLTMWSGSKSLEANDFSGNYIHYGVREFGMTAIMNGIALHGGFVPYGATFLMFMEYARNAMRMAALMKIQNIQVYTHDSIGLGEDGPTHQPVEQIASLRLTPNMSTWRPCDQVESAVAWKLAIERKDGPSALIFSRQNLAQQDRDAEQVANIAKGGYTLKDCEGKPELILIATGSEVELAVSAAAELTAEGKKVRVVSMPATDAFDKQDAEYRESVLPADVTVRIAVEAGIADFWYKYVGFGGKIIGMTTFGESAPAGELFKMFGFTTENVVNTAKELLA